The following coding sequences are from one bacterium SCSIO 12741 window:
- a CDS encoding proline dehydrogenase family protein: protein MSKVHTAPSFDDTAVAFKHKSNGELRLTWLVFYLMKRPSWVKLSTGMTLFALRLRLPIEGMIKATIFKQFCGGESIADASDTYNMLKANGIEAILDYSVEGQENEETFDHVRDELLRLIDNAKKNSKVPTTCMKVTGVARFALLEKVSADQELSDSEKQEYNRVVSRLDQLCKKAHNLGVKLYIDAEESWIQIAIDRLAEVMMQKYNGEQAIVYTTLQLYRHDKVAYLNELIEKAKNQSFKLGVKLVRGAYLEKENLRAAKMGYATPIQPNKESTDRDYNEALKRVVENINTVEVCAGTHNERSAAYLCELMAEKGLPNNHPSIFFSQLFGMSDNISFILANSGYNVSKYLPYGPVRYTMPYLIRRAEENTSVSGQMGKELQLVLNEMDRRKRS, encoded by the coding sequence ATGTCAAAAGTGCATACCGCCCCTTCGTTTGACGATACTGCCGTAGCCTTCAAACATAAATCCAATGGTGAATTACGCCTTACCTGGTTGGTTTTCTATTTAATGAAAAGACCTTCCTGGGTAAAGCTTTCCACCGGAATGACGCTATTTGCTCTCCGTCTTAGACTGCCCATTGAAGGCATGATTAAGGCCACCATTTTTAAGCAGTTTTGTGGTGGAGAAAGTATCGCCGATGCTTCTGACACTTACAACATGCTGAAGGCAAACGGCATTGAAGCCATTCTGGATTACTCCGTTGAAGGTCAGGAAAACGAGGAAACGTTTGATCACGTTCGGGATGAGTTGTTGCGTCTGATTGACAACGCCAAGAAAAACTCCAAGGTGCCTACTACCTGTATGAAGGTAACCGGGGTTGCCCGATTTGCACTGCTCGAAAAAGTATCCGCGGATCAAGAGTTATCCGATTCTGAAAAGCAAGAATACAACCGTGTAGTTTCACGCCTCGATCAGCTGTGCAAGAAGGCCCACAATTTGGGAGTGAAACTGTACATTGATGCTGAGGAGAGCTGGATTCAAATCGCCATCGACCGCCTGGCGGAAGTGATGATGCAGAAATACAACGGTGAGCAGGCCATTGTTTACACCACACTTCAACTGTATCGCCACGACAAGGTGGCTTATCTGAATGAACTGATTGAGAAGGCGAAAAATCAATCCTTTAAGCTCGGAGTTAAACTTGTTAGGGGCGCTTATTTGGAGAAAGAAAACTTGCGTGCAGCCAAGATGGGTTATGCCACGCCGATCCAACCCAACAAGGAATCAACCGACCGGGATTACAACGAAGCTCTAAAGCGGGTTGTCGAAAATATTAACACCGTAGAAGTTTGCGCTGGAACGCATAACGAGCGAAGCGCTGCCTATTTGTGCGAATTGATGGCCGAAAAAGGACTGCCCAATAATCATCCATCCATCTTCTTTTCGCAGCTCTTTGGAATGTCTGACAACATCAGCTTTATATTGGCCAATTCTGGCTACAATGTCTCTAAGTACCTGCCTTATGGCCCCGTTCGGTATACCATGCCCTACCTGATCCGTCGTGCCGAAGAAAACACCTCGGTTTCAGGACAAATGGGAAAGGAATTGCAACTGGTGCTCAACGAGATGGATCGAAGAAAAAGATCCTAA
- a CDS encoding M1 family metallopeptidase, protein MKKSFLFLGGLFALFSCTSPTDNSDQTDVSDNTTDSTMIRFDDVHSFSKPEEAKITHLQWTAEVNFDQEIISGVAQYKVDLAPNASEIILDTKNDMKVLKTWLNENEEVEFTLKEAQPFLGRALHIPVKAGTQTVSIQYETSPDAEALQWLNAQQTADKKAPFLFTQSQAILARSWIPIQDGPGIRFTYSADVTVPNNLLALMSAENPREKSANGKYHFEMKQPVPAYLMALTVGDFEYRQIGPHTGIYAENSILEKAAWEFAEMEDMLVAAEELYGKYQWEIYDMIVLPPSFPFGGMENPRLTFATPTILAGDRSLTALVAHELAHSWSGNLVTNATWDDFWLNEGFTVYFERRIMEALYGEAYAEMLAELGYQDLQHTVETFIKEENKPEDTHLKLNLKGRNPDDGMSDIAYEKGYFLLRLIEKSVGREKWDTFLKNYFQENAFQVMTTEVFLDHLKKNLLGEEFYEELKIDAWVYAPGIPANCPAPESDKFEKVEAQIAAWQNGSKAAELDTANWSSHEWLHFIRNLPTGLSYFQMKELDEAFGFTQSGNSEVLAAWFQHTIRNDYKDADDRMKAFLIEVGRRKFLTPTYKALVESNKLEQARSIYQEARPNYHSVSTATMDALLMDKAE, encoded by the coding sequence ATGAAAAAATCATTCCTGTTTTTAGGTGGATTGTTTGCCCTTTTTTCTTGCACCAGTCCAACGGATAATTCAGATCAGACAGATGTTTCCGATAACACAACAGATAGTACTATGATTCGCTTCGATGATGTTCACTCCTTCTCCAAACCGGAAGAAGCCAAAATTACCCACCTTCAATGGACGGCAGAGGTGAATTTCGACCAAGAAATTATTTCAGGGGTAGCCCAATACAAAGTTGACCTGGCTCCAAATGCCTCAGAGATCATTTTGGATACCAAAAATGATATGAAGGTTTTGAAAACCTGGCTAAATGAAAACGAAGAAGTTGAGTTTACTCTCAAGGAAGCTCAACCCTTTTTAGGTAGAGCCTTGCACATTCCGGTAAAAGCTGGAACTCAAACGGTAAGCATCCAATACGAAACATCGCCAGACGCTGAGGCTTTGCAATGGCTAAACGCTCAACAAACGGCCGATAAAAAAGCGCCCTTCCTGTTCACGCAGTCTCAAGCCATTTTGGCCCGTTCCTGGATTCCAATTCAGGATGGCCCTGGTATTCGTTTTACTTATTCAGCTGATGTAACTGTTCCGAACAATCTATTGGCTTTGATGAGTGCTGAGAATCCACGCGAAAAGAGTGCGAATGGTAAGTACCATTTTGAAATGAAACAACCTGTTCCGGCTTATTTGATGGCCTTGACCGTTGGTGATTTCGAATACCGTCAAATCGGACCTCACACAGGGATCTATGCCGAGAACTCTATTCTGGAAAAAGCCGCTTGGGAGTTTGCCGAAATGGAAGACATGCTCGTAGCTGCTGAAGAGCTTTATGGAAAATACCAGTGGGAGATCTACGATATGATTGTATTGCCTCCATCGTTTCCTTTTGGAGGTATGGAAAACCCACGGTTGACTTTTGCGACCCCAACCATTTTAGCAGGTGACCGTTCTTTGACCGCCTTGGTCGCTCACGAACTGGCTCATAGCTGGAGTGGAAACCTGGTAACCAATGCCACCTGGGATGACTTCTGGCTTAACGAAGGATTTACGGTTTACTTCGAGCGTCGAATTATGGAAGCGCTTTACGGCGAAGCTTACGCCGAAATGCTGGCCGAACTGGGTTACCAGGACCTACAACACACGGTTGAAACCTTTATCAAGGAAGAAAATAAACCTGAAGACACACACCTTAAATTGAATCTAAAAGGTCGTAATCCGGATGATGGAATGTCAGACATTGCCTACGAAAAGGGCTACTTTCTCCTTCGATTGATTGAAAAAAGTGTAGGTCGCGAAAAATGGGACACTTTCCTGAAGAACTATTTCCAGGAAAACGCTTTCCAGGTAATGACAACGGAAGTCTTTTTGGATCATTTGAAAAAGAACCTTTTAGGTGAAGAGTTTTACGAAGAACTTAAAATTGATGCTTGGGTTTATGCCCCCGGAATTCCGGCTAACTGCCCAGCTCCGGAAAGCGATAAGTTTGAAAAGGTAGAAGCCCAAATTGCCGCTTGGCAAAATGGAAGTAAGGCCGCTGAATTGGATACCGCCAATTGGTCTTCCCATGAGTGGTTGCATTTTATCCGCAACCTGCCTACTGGACTAAGCTATTTCCAAATGAAAGAGTTGGATGAAGCCTTTGGATTTACCCAAAGCGGCAACTCCGAAGTTTTGGCAGCCTGGTTTCAGCACACTATTCGCAACGATTACAAAGATGCAGACGATCGCATGAAGGCCTTTTTGATTGAAGTAGGAAGACGTAAGTTCCTCACTCCCACCTATAAGGCCTTGGTAGAAAGTAACAAACTGGAACAAGCCAGATCCATCTATCAGGAGGCCCGTCCTAATTATCATTCCGTGAGCACAGCGACCATGGATGCATTGTTGATGGATAAAGCCGAATAA